Proteins encoded in a region of the Apilactobacillus apisilvae genome:
- a CDS encoding YitT family protein, which translates to MDDVQRILKRHQYIAKASTAFMYGIMVSIAMNFFWTPGNIYSSGFTGLSQLINTLSTRYFPFTISPSIGLFMLNIPFFVLAWRQIGHQFTLFTILTVFLASFMIKAIHPVYLTHDPMICAIFGGVVNGFGTGMSLKNEISTGGLDILGIVIRRKTGRSIGTINIAFNVFIITAAGFEYGWPYAFYSAIGIVVNAKAIDFAYTRQQRMQVLIVTDHPKTVIDSIQNHMPRGITIIHNAEGAYNHNSKEILFTTISRYEMPELEEALEESDPHAFASITEASTILGHFYEHKLK; encoded by the coding sequence ATGGATGATGTTCAACGGATTTTAAAAAGGCATCAGTACATAGCTAAAGCTTCTACTGCTTTTATGTATGGTATTATGGTGTCAATTGCAATGAATTTCTTTTGGACCCCAGGTAACATTTATTCATCTGGATTTACGGGTTTATCACAATTGATAAATACTTTATCCACTAGGTATTTTCCATTTACAATCTCACCTTCAATTGGTTTGTTTATGCTAAATATTCCATTTTTTGTTTTAGCCTGGAGACAAATTGGTCATCAGTTTACTCTTTTTACAATTTTAACTGTTTTCTTAGCCAGTTTTATGATTAAAGCGATTCATCCAGTTTATTTAACTCATGATCCGATGATTTGTGCTATTTTTGGTGGTGTTGTTAATGGCTTTGGGACTGGTATGAGTTTGAAAAATGAGATATCAACTGGTGGACTTGATATTTTAGGAATTGTAATTAGGCGTAAAACTGGTCGTAGTATTGGGACAATTAATATAGCTTTTAATGTTTTTATTATTACAGCAGCTGGTTTTGAGTACGGTTGGCCTTATGCTTTTTATTCAGCTATTGGAATTGTTGTAAATGCTAAAGCAATTGATTTTGCTTATACGAGACAACAAAGAATGCAAGTTTTAATAGTTACTGATCACCCGAAAACAGTTATTGATAGTATTCAAAATCATATGCCAAGAGGAATTACGATTATTCATAATGCTGAAGGTGCATATAATCATAATAGTAAAGAAATTTTATTTACAACTATATCTAGATATGAGATGCCTGAATTAGAAGAAGCATTAGAAGAATCAGATCCACATGCTTTTGCAAGCATTACTGAGGCTTCAACAATTCTTGGCCATTTCTATGAGCATAAATTAAAATAG